A single window of Nicotiana tomentosiformis chromosome 1, ASM39032v3, whole genome shotgun sequence DNA harbors:
- the LOC104120006 gene encoding NADPH-dependent aldehyde reductase 1, chloroplastic, whose product MASGGQTFPPQKQETQPGKEHAMDPTPHHSSQDYKPANKLRDKVALVTGGDSGIGRAVCHCFALEGATVAFTYVKSQEEKDAQDTLELLRQAKAADAKDPMAVPIDLGFDDNCKKVVDEVVNSYGRIDILVNNAAEQYEATSVEEINEERLERVFRTNIFSYFFVTRHAVKHMKEGSSIINTTSVTAYKGNAKLLDYTATKGAIVAFTRGLALQLVERGIRVNGVAPGPIWTPLIPASFTEEESANFGKQVPMKRAGQPIEVAPSYVFLASSPESSYITGQVIHPNGGTIVNG is encoded by the exons ATGGCGTCTGGTGGCCAAACATTCCCACCCCAGAAACAGGAAACTCAGCCTGGCAAAGAACATGCCATGGACCCCACTCCTCACCATTCTAGCCAGGATTATAAGCCTGCCAACAAGCTTCGA GACAAGGTAGCGCTGGTGACAGGAGGCGATTCTGGCATAGGACGAGCAGTCTGCCATTGCTTTGCCCTGGAGGGCGCAACCGTGGCCTTCACTTACGTTAAGTCTCAAGAAGAGAAAGATGCGCAAGACACACTTGAATTGCTAAGACAAGCCAAAGCTGCTGATGCAAAGGATCCAATGGCGGTGCCGATTGATTTAGGATTTGATGACAACTGCAAGAAGGTGGTTGATGAGGTTGTGAATTCCTATGGGCGAATTGATATTCTGGTGAACAATGCTGCAGAGCAGTACGAGGCTACCTCTGTTGAGGAGATCAATGAGGAGAGGCTTGAGAGAGTCTTTAGAACAAACATCTTTTCTTACTTCTTTGTCACCAG GCATGCTGTGAAACACATGAAGGAAGGTAGCAGCATAATAAACACAACATCAGTGACTGCATACAAGGGGAATGCCAAGCTTCTTGATTACACAGCTACAAAGGGTGCAATAGTTGCATTTACTAGAGGACTTGCTCTTCAGCTTGTTGAGAGGGGAATACGTGTTAATGGCGTTGCCCCTGGTCCAATTTGGACACCACTGATTCCTGCTTCGTTTACTGAAGAGGAAAGTGCGAATTTTGGGAAACAAGTGCCAATGAAAAGGGCTGGTCAGCCTATAGAGGTGGCCCCTTCGTATGTTTTCCTAGCTTCTAGCCCTGAATCCTCCTATATAACTGGCCAAGTCATCCACCCTAATG GTGGGACCATTGTCAATGGTTAA
- the LOC104120007 gene encoding mevalonate kinase — protein MEVRARAPGKIILAGEHAVVHGSAAVAASIDLYTYVSLRFPTPADNDETLTLQLKDVSLEFSWPVARIKEAFPNSETQIPPSSCSLETLKLIASLVDEHNIPEAKIGLAAGVTAFLWLFTSIHGCKPAKAVLSSELPLGSGLGSSAAFCVALSAAILALSDSVTMDFSHQGWQVFGENELELVNKWAFEGEKIIHGKPSGIDNTVSTYGNMIKFKSGALTRLKTNMPLKMLITNTKVGRNTKALVASVSERTLRHPTAMASVFTAVDSISSEVAAIIQSPVPDDLAITEKEEKLEELMEMNQGLLQCMGVSHASIETVFRTTLKYKLSSKLTGAGGGGCVLTLLPTLLSGTVVDKVIAELETCGFQCLLAGIGGNGVEILFSGTS, from the exons ATGGAGGTGAGAGCAAGAGCCCCTGGGAAAATAATATTGGCTGGAGAACATGCTGTGGTTCACGGATCAGCTGCCGTTGCCGCCTCCATCGATCTCTATACTTACGTCTCCCTTCGCTTCCCTACTCCTGCTG ATAATGACGAAACATTAACCCTCCAGCTTAAGGATGTGTCATTAGAATTTTCCTGGCCAGTTGCAAGAATTAAAGAGGCTTTTCCAAACTCGGAAACTCAGATTCCACCTTCCTCGTGCTCACTAGAGACTCTTAAATTAATTGCTTCTCTAGTTGATGAGCACAACATTCCTGAGGCAAAGATAGGGCTCGCTGCTGGTGTCACAGCTTTTCTTTGGCTGTTCACCTCAATCCATGG ATGCAAGCCAGCAAAAGCAGTGCTCTCTTCTGAGCTTCCACTGGGATCAGGCTTGGGTTCGTCTGCAGCTTTCTGTGTTGCACTCTCTGCGGCCATTCTTGCGTTGTCAGATTCAGTAACTATGGATTTCAGCCACCAAGGTTGGCAAGTATTTGGAGAGAATGAGCTGGAATTGGTGAATAAATGGGCTTTCGAGGGAGAGAAAATAATTCATGGGAAGCCATCTGGTATTGACAACACAGTGAGCACGTATG GAAACATGATCAAGTTTAAGTCAGGCGCTTTGACACGCCTCAAAACAAACATGCCACTTAAAATGCTGATCACTAACACAAAGGTCGGGAGAAATACGAAGGCATTGGTAGCTAGCGTCTCAGAAAGGACCTTGAGGCATCCAACTGCTATGGCTTCTGTTTTTACTGCAGTGGATTCTATCAGTAGTGAAGTGGCTGCAATTATTCAATCACCTGTCCCGGATGATCTAGCCATAACTGAGAAAGAAGAGAAACTGGAAGAGTTGATGGAGATGAACCAAGGATTGCTTCAGTGCATGGGTGTTAGCCATGCTTCTATAGAAACTGTTTTTCGAACAACTCTAAAGTACAAACTATCTTCCAAGTTAACTGGAGCTGGTGGTGGAGGCTGTGTTTTGACATTATTACCAACCC TTCTGTCAGGAACAGTTGTTGATAAAGTGATAGCTGAGTTAGAAACGTGCGGATTCCAGTGCTTGCTTGCTGGAATTGGTGGAAATGGCGTGGAGATTTTATTTAGTGGCACTTCCTGA